A region of Phaeodactylum tricornutum CCAP 1055/1 chromosome 14, whole genome shotgun sequence DNA encodes the following proteins:
- a CDS encoding predicted protein gives MKGVAMESRRRTSLVISSVPSLHRRRRSGAAFPALLLLLLAAVLRTTTAKVRGFPTDVQIRHRRLARDKLPDGATEMPTTKPTMAPLVAPTVSPEDASTIVITSFPTRAPTEQPGTRDESTLAPTDVILSQIRPLQPFAVKVVNNTALDEAVLTKSLEDYLEANIPNAQSVNLVLTIPSRRRTRNLQTADAIELQYTGLVALEADNNGAGALYPTSAELVATQTRVLQDIDAVNEAVNADQPQDVVIADVVVEEQAAVEPPVTDEPESSNAAGIVGGILGALFVVVLIFTCWVYGRARKEHQNKQNKRSPPPPPSPPPRSSPPRSSRSSPQRAASIPVDLDEEYDHSEYSNQALCEQDIEVASNRESYYEEEQSGREFYYDDDKEEVESAQVLYKDESENGIQDKTEPVSQDVEVQKLGTAWLVTTKKTLTDDDEARSDSDASMDGYSIYDAENYASQSTQRHVSAAAITERPVKAASARRPASASRAGRTLVASARPARATRSVSKGDRASDNESVFTYADVGTDDSIYTYGQGLIRGQPNSVLSGQTLDSYNGATEAGESSLTAGSPPYQRQPVAPRASSVRQRAANNYGVNSPNVASNMSSPRQVSRMTPVTVQRSDATDDMSQPSDEAQDELDRDLNGFANELERAKLRARVSASTLTSPRSRRPSPNFADNDQEQPSAMSRHARPTRSSVQESRNQVFR, from the coding sequence ATGAAAGGTGTTGCTATGGAATCAAGGAGACGAACTTCTTTGGTAATTTCGTCAGTTCCTTCTCTccaccgtcgccgtcgtTCAGGGGCTGCATTCCCCGCACTGTTGCTGCTTCTTCTCGCGGCGGTGCTCCGAACCACCACGGCAAAAGTCCGGGGGTTCCCTACGGATGTCCAGATTCGTCACCGTCGCCTAGCCAGAGACAAGCTTCCCGATGGTGCCACGGAGATGCCAACGACCAAGCCGACCATGGCTCCGTTGGTCGCTCCTACTGTTAGTCCTGAAGATGCCTCCACCATTGTCATTACATCCTTTCCGACTCGCGCTCCCACCGAGCAGCCCGGAACGCGGGACGAATCAACCCTAGCACCCACGGACGTCATTTTGTCGCAGATACGGCCTTTGCAGCCCTTTGCCGTGAAGGTAGTTAACAACACCGCACTGGACGAGGCTGTTTTGACGAAATCTTTGGAAGATTATTTGGAAGCGAATATACCCAACGCGCAGTCGGTGAACCTGGTCCTCACCATTCCCTCTCGTCGCCGCACCCGGAATCTCCAAACCGCTGACGCGATTGAATTACAGTACACCGGATTGGTCGCGCTGGAAGCGGACAACAACGGAGCGGGCGCACTCTATCCAACGTCGGCGGAATTGGTGGCGACGCAAACGCGAGTTTTGCAAGATATCGACGCCGTCAACGAGGCCGTCAACGCCGATCAGCCCCAAGACGTTGTAATTgccgacgtcgtcgtcgaggaaCAGGCTGCCGTGGAGCCACCCGTCACCGACGAGCCCGAGTCATCCAACGCCGCTGGAATCGTCGGCGGTATACTAGGGGCTCTTTTTGTCGTGGTACTCATCTTTACCTGTTGGGTATATGGACGAGCCCGTAAGGAACACCAAAACAAGCAGAATAAGCGTTCcccaccgccaccgcccTCGCCACCGCCGCGATCGTCACCACCGCGATCGTCACGGTCGTCACCCCAGCGGGCAGCCTCCATACCGGTCGACCTCGACGAGGAATACGACCATTCCGAGTATTCCAACCAGGCGCTTTGCGAACAAGACATAGAAGTAGCGTCCAATAGGGAGTCCTACTACGAGGAAGAGCAATCCGGCAGGGAATTCTACTACGATGATGACAAAGAGGAAGTGGAATCCGCCCAAGTTTTATACAAAGACGAATCCGAAAACGGAATTCAAGATAAAACTGAACCCGTGTCGCAGGATGTTGAAGTGCAAAAGTTAGGAACGGCCTGGCTCGTGACTACCAAGAAGACGCTCACCGATGACGATGAAGCCCGGTCCGACTCGGATGCCAGCATGGACGGCTACTCAATCTACGATGCCGAAAATTACGCCTCGCAATCAACCCAACGCCACGTATCGGCGGCAGCGATAACGGAACGCCCTGTCAAGGCGGCATCAGCCAGACGCCCCGCTTCAGCATCGAGAGCGGGACGCACGCTGGTGGCGAGCGCCAGACCAGCCAGGGCGACTCGCTCCGTTTCTAAGGGTGACCGCGCGTCCGACAACGAATCTGTCTTTACTTACGCCGACGTGGGTACCGACGACTCTATCTATACCTACGGCCAAGGATTGATACGGGGCCAACCAAATAGCGTGCTCTCCGGGCAAACACTTGACTCCTACAACGGAGCCACCGAAGCGGGCGAATCTTCCCTCACTGCCGGTTCTCCTCCCTACCAGAGACAGCCAGTTGCACCGAGAGCCTCCTCTGTACGGCAAAGAGCCGCCAATAATTACGGCGTCAATTCCCCAAATGTCGCCTCCAACATGTCCAGCCCCCGTCAAGTCTCGCGTATGACGCCGGTTACAGTCCAGAGAAGCGATGCCACCGACGACATGAGTCAGCCATCAGACGAAGCCCAGGACGAGTTGGACCGCGATTTGAACGGCTTTGCGAACGAGTTGGAGCGTGCCAAGCTCCGGGCCAGGGTATCCGCGTCGACACTTACATCCCCGCGGTCTCGTCGACCTTCGCCCAATTTCGCCGACAACGATCAAGAGCAACCTTCGGCCATGTCAAGACATGCGCGTCCCACACGAAGCTCCGTGCAGGAATCGCGCAACCAGGTGTTCCGGTGA
- a CDS encoding predicted protein — translation MHSPIRLPFGFSLCKLSLVVFCLLLSANTHHVLAEDGESRVPSDAPSLVPSPVDATAAPATETDAGVSRVPSDMPSLAPSFAPSISAAPTITPRPTTTASSSPTTGPTSPPSAVAAETTSPSAPAIVQGQVVLVLQTVERVMTGTVLTSFNEDVTMWYQQNLPYANVVAEAEPNSQTLLSSTRQRRLSRMPRKNSSHQPHSKIRRDLQEMVGSPLEVVLNVQADLMQPIATEDFERQLQAVTNANSSDLIVLLQDSTSIVTRSFFESLVEVTAIDGPGSFTSIEPSSNGGNDDGLSGGAIAGIVIGVLVGVGLLVAGGYWYKSTHETEKRSAKDNSAVMPSASTGVSTTSNVLSPNNTGFNRQHDQGPELSDSESGGAVYSDMNSEMDSRIGDQSMQADNMSYAYSLDPGQMDTGTIAGQSTYAYARGGGGGSMVGSEIAQSVSTADVDTVDASRRSNMVAREVLAPPGKLGIVIDTTLDGPVVHKVNGNSPLEGVLFPGDIIISIDEVDTRAMSASAITGLMVKTANQRRKLRVLSEDTQ, via the coding sequence ATGCACTCTCCAATCCGACTACCGTTTGGATTTTCTCTCTGCAAATTGTCTCTCGTTGTTTTCTGTTTGCTACTCTCAGCTAACACTCACCACGTGTTGGCGGAAGATGGCGAAAGTCGAGTCCCTAGTGACGCTCCTTCGCTGGTTCCGTCTCCCGTCGACGCCACGGCCGCTCCAGCCACTGAGACCGATGCCGGTGTATCGAGGGTTCCTTCCGATATGCCCTCCCTCGCGCCTTCGTTTGCTCCTTCTATTTCAGCAGCACCAACAATCACTCCACGACCGACAACCACCGCATCGTCATCACCCACCACTGGTCCCACTAGTCCTCCTAGCGCTGTCGCTGCTGAGACAACGTCTCCATCGGCACCGGCGATTGTGCAAGGGCAAGTCGTACTGGTTCTGCAGACTGTTGAACGTGTCATGACGGGGACTGTTCTGACATCTTTCAACGAAGACGTTACCATGTGGTACCAACAAAATCTGCCGTACGCTAACGTCGTAGCCGAAGCGGAACCCAATTCGCAAACTCTTCTATCGTCTACTCGCCAGCGTCGTCTGTCGCGGATGCCACGGAAGAATTCGAGTCACCAGCCACACAGCAAAATTAGGCGAGACTTGCAAGAAATGGTGGGCTCCCCCTTGGAGGTAGTCCTCAATGTACAAGCCGACTTGATGCAGCCCATCGCGACCGAAGATTTCGAACGCCAATTGCAGGCGGTTACCAACGCTAACAGCAGTGACCTCATTGTCTTGTTGCAAGACTCCACCTCTATTGTCACCCGTTCCTTTTTCGAGTCACTCGTTGAAGTAACAGCAATTGATGGACCGGGATCGTTCACCTCAATCGAGCCGTCCAGCAATGGCGGGAACGATGATGGCTTGAGTGGCGGTGCGATTGCTGGAATTGTTATCGGTGTGTTGGTAGGCGTCGGACTTCTAGTTGCCGGGGGATACTGGTACAAGTCGACGCACGAAACAGAAAAGCGCTCGGCGAAGGACAACTCTGCGGTTATGCCATCCGCTAGTACTGGCGTTTCTACAACAAGTAATGTCCTGTCTCCGAACAATACTGGCTTCAATAGACAACATGACCAAGGTCCGGAATTGAGCGACAGCGAAAGTGGGGGTGCCGTATACAGTGATATGAATAGTGAAATGGACAGTCGCATTGGCGACCAAAGCATGCAAGCCGACAACATGAGTTACGCATACAGTTTGGATCCCGGCCAAATGGATACCGGCACCATTGCAGGCCAATCCACGTATGCTTACGcccgtggtggtggtggtggttccATGGTAGGTTCCGAAATTGCTCAATCGGTATCGACGGCCGACGTTGATACGGTCGATGCTTCCCGCCGCTCCAATATGGTAGCGCGCGAAGTCTTGGCTCCTCCCGGTAAGCTTGGCATTGTAATTGATACGACTCTCGACGGCCCGGTGGTACACAAAGTAAACGGAAACAGCCCATTGGAAGGTGTACTATTTCCTGGGGATATCATTATATCGATCGATGAAGTGGACACCCGAGCCATGTCGGCGTCGGCGATTACCGGGCTGATGGTCAAAACTGCGAATCAACGAAGAAAGCTGAGGGTGCTGAGTGAAGATACCCAATAA
- a CDS encoding stress enhanced protein (Stress enhanced protein-like, contains bipartite plastid targeting presequence, signal- and transit-peptides predicted at N-terminus with phenylalanine at signal peptide cleavage site) — protein MHHFAKVILLVCVAMLAAVYTEAFATPSRSVQSSAVSITNSMPFRTSALNERRWNFNDGQAPWGLKKNAEIWNGRVAQMAFVLVFLQELIQGKGVIQGLQEGDPVNIASAAAFAVFLLSFTAFLAIKGDDDYVQ, from the coding sequence ATGCATCACTTCGCGAAAGTTATCCTTCTCGTTTGCGTCGCTATGCTTGCTGCTGTCTATACGGAAGCTTTTGCGACACCTTCCCGGTCCGTGCAGTCTTCAGCCGTGTCGATTACGAACAGTATGCCTTTCCGCACTTCGGCATTAAATGAACGCCGCTGGAACTTCAATGACGGACAGGCTCCGTGGGgtctgaagaagaacgcaGAAATTTGGAATGGACGTGTTGCCCAAATGGCTTTCGTGCTAGTCTTTCTGCAAGAGTTAATTCAGGGCAAGGGTGTTATTCAGGGTCTACAGGAAGGCGACCCCGTCAATATTGCTAGCGCTGCGGCATTTGCAGTTTTTCTTCTGTCTTTCACGGCATTCTTGGCAATCAAGGGAGACGACGATTATGTGCAATAG
- a CDS encoding predicted protein: protein MKTSRRLTNKKQQQGCKNKLSILNGEEKESSYPDSHDLAHVDSFANWPDIYSQKTNLSAMHQSKKLNEPNPCHNFEEPTKKATMHESPLSALIAAVNKEFTECEEKGTVSKAEQKEVDAIEDPMTAEMIIHDISRPVHISARNLHLRLENTIHPETLLHQNALSDEESTPDILESTIDLRSQSWVWDHLEESPVAPTPAADQEKSAAILDSCGSIQTVSFGIGSPPKKDFERKGVLSRTETSRNKKLLSSKRFSLWSRRWHDSGQVQSKSKGRRLSTAIAALCRPRSKTKREDTVTSSEKSKESSSTDQTSNRKDLKNLQREPAKVVSSLSVAHRKKDYSFQMSDPLKNKKLLPSECPRQNRGRSMLATPIRSMTQRNRSLSQVTGLSRPRSFYRDNSLAYTAGRNNEAFETGKLVEDKSGFNGTWNDWSQRLVAATAVCWDPRPIPSEITTTKAVTTCRRVAYEPPGTKAEVRDEHCEQEQKSECKDDNYSSSGAMGNSLSSSGEIEYEMNGTWKDFWEKAPSVLQAMENEIHILCGFADASVCYNESQHKGRYRYACSVVQAE from the coding sequence ATGAAGACTTCACGAAGGCTAACAAATAAAAAACAGCAGCAGGGGTGTAAGAACAAGCTGTCGATATTGAAcggagaagaaaaagaaagctcATACCCGGACTCTCACGATTTGGCCCATGTCGATAGTTTTGCCAATTGGCCAGACATATACAGTCAAAAAACCAATTTGAGTGCAATGCATCAGAGCAAGAAATTGAATGAGCCAAACCCTTGCCATAACTTTGAAGAGCCCACCAAGAAAGCCACCATGCACGAGTCTCCTCTAAGTGCTCTTATTGCCGCCGTCAATAAAGAATTTACGGAATGCGAGGAGAAGGGGACTGTCTCAAAAGCCGAACAAAAAGAGGTCGATGCAATTGAAGATCCGATGACCGCAGAAATGATTATTCACGATATTTCAAGACCTGTGCATATTTCAGCTCGAAACCTTCACCTTCGATTAGAAAACACAATTCATCCCGAGACTTTACTTCATCAGAACGCTCTGTCAGACGAGGAGTCGACGCCAGATATTTTGGAGAGCACAATCGATCTTCGCTCCCAGTCTTGGGTATGGGACCATCTCGAAGAGTCTCCTGTAGCACCAACTCCGGCTGCAGATCAGGAGAAGTCGGCAGCGATACTAGACAGCTGTGGTAGTATACAGACAGTCTCCTTCGGAATCGGAAGTCCTCCGAAGAAAGATTTCGAACGTAAGGGAGTCCTCTCCCGCACTGAAACCTCTCGAAACAAGAAACTGCTGAGCTCCAAACGATTTAGTTTGTGGTCTAGGAGATGGCACGATTCCGGTCAGGTCCAATCCAAATCAAAGGGGAGGCGACTTTCTACGGCTATAGCAGCACTGTGTCGTCCGAGGAGCAAGACGAAGCGAGAAGACACAGTGACTTCCAGTGAGAAATCAAAAGAATCCTCTTCTACTGACCAAACGAGCAACagaaaggatttgaaaaatcTCCAAAGGGAGCCAGCAAAGGTGGTGTCTTCGCTGTCTGTTGCTCACCGGAAAAAAGATTATTCTTTCCAAATGAGTGATCCTTTGAAAAATAAAAAGTTGCTTCCTTCCGAATGCCCAAGGCAGAATCGGGGGCGATCGATGCTTGCTACACCAATCCGTTCTATGACTCAACGGAATCGTTCCCTTAGTCAAGTTACCGGTCTAAGTCGTCCCAGAAGCTTTTATCGCGACAATTCTTTGGCGTATACTGCGGGTAGAAACAACGAAGCCTTCGAAACAGGTAAGCTTGTCGAAGACAAATCGGGGTTCAATGGGACTTGGAACGACTGGAGTCAGCGTCTAGTTGCTGCAACTGCAGTATGCTGGGATCCTCGTCCGATTCCGAGTGAAATCACGACCACGAAAGCAGTCACAACTTGTCGGAGAGTAGCATACGAACCGCCAGGAACCAAAGCAGAAGTCCGAGACGAACATTGCGAACAGGAACAGAAATCGGAATGTAAGGATGACAACTATAGTAGTAGCGGCGCAATGGGCAATTCGCTGTCAAGTAGTGGGGAGATCGAGTATGAAATGAATGGTACGTGGAAGGATTTCTGGGAAAAAGCGCCAAGCGTCTTGCAAGCAATGGAGAACGAGATTCACATATTGTGCGGATTTGCCGACGCATCTGTTTGCTATAACGAGTCGCAACACAAGGGGAGATATAGATACGCGTGTAGTGTGGTTCAAGCGGAGTGA
- a CDS encoding predicted protein, which translates to MQLHSLSKILLLLVIVHRSHGQFPQVKDRHSLTEEDYLRQQPSLLRGSSNLPLSRSNLLVRQRNSFGQHQQRTRREKEDEDDDDQDDEIDQPETDELSSDFPTGMPSVVDSPMNESPGDQPSSSPRAIPLEPFSLKVQNSDEWDVDLATDSLEKYLFTNLVVENGVESVTLNLVDVVVDSVNDVATSLTSTEPNTRRALQSQNVTRSLTTLEYQGTVTVMESETTVAPADNKESLWSQQSRLLQDNADVVSTVVNQNQGNPAILVGVAVGVDGSSSAASNADANDEGPRTGLAVGLTFLFLAMAVGGLVYWKRRHRQLGEPEAPKEMAASSDDSDSSPTGDKDGLHSGNRSSAVTTTARETDHDSDDDDVDWVAGKKPLYNMLSIVRPSVSTDARRAVHTNPWLSPSSSDDLRPDTLEYCASDDSSLYTSNTTSPQGGASDDGWELALGQGQF; encoded by the coding sequence ATGCAGCTGCACTCTCTTTCCAAAAtcctgctgttgctggtaATCGTTCACCGTTCGCACGGTCAATTTCCACAAGTCAAGGATCGCCATTCTTTGACAGAAGAAGACTATCTCCGACAGCAACCGTCGCTTCTCCGGGGTAGTTCTAATCTACCGCTCTCGCGTTCCAATCTCTTGGTTAGACAACGGAATAGCTTTGGTCAACACCAGCAACGAACGCGGAGAGaaaaggaagacgaggatgacgacgaccAAGACGATGAGATCGATCAGCCTGAAACCGATGAGCTCTCGTCCGACTTTCCCACAGGTATGCCCAGCGTTGTCGATTCTCCGATGAACGAATCTCCGGGCGACCAACCTTCGTCGTCCCCACGAGCGATTCCGTTGGAGCCATTTTCGTTGAAGGTGCAGAATTCCGACGAGTGGGATGTGGATTTGGCCACGGATTCGCTCGAAAAGTACTTATTCACCAATCTCGTCGTCGAAAATGGAGTCGAATCGGTTACTTTGAACTTGGTCGATGTGGTGGTAGATTCCGTGAACGATGTGGCGACTTCCTTGACGTCAACGGAACCGAATACCCGACGAGCGCTGCAGTCACAAAATGTAACGCGCAGTTTGACGACCCTGGAATACCAGGGCACAGTAACCGTGATGGAGTCCGAAACCACTGTTGCACCAGCAGACAACAAAGAGTCCTTGTGGTCCCAGCAATCGCGGCTGCTGCAAGACAATGCCGACGTAGTCAGCACCGTCGTAAATCAGAACCAAGGTAACCCTGCGATTCTCGTCGGCGTGGCGGTTGGTGTCGACGGCTCATCGTCGGCAGCGTCCAATGCAGACGCGAACGACGAAGGCCCACGGACTGGATTGGCAGTTGGATTGACGTTCCTGTTCTTGGCAATGGCGGTGGGTGGTCTGGTCTACTGGAAGCGTCGGCATCGCCAGCTCGGAGAGCCGGAGGCGCCGAAAGAAATGGCGGCATCTAGTGACGATTCGGATTCCTCTCCAACCGGCGACAAGGACGGCTTGCATTCCGGCAACCGCAGCAGCGCTGTAACGACCACGGCTCGAGAAACGGACCACGAttccgacgatgacgacgtGGACTGGGTTGCGGGGAAGAAGCCGTTGTACAACATGCTTTCCATCGTTCGGCCCTCCGTTTCCACTGACGCGAGACGAGCGGTTCATACCAACCCGTGGCTGTCGCCGAGCAGCAGCGACGATCTCCGTCCCGACACGCTCGAATACTGCGCGAGCGACGATTCATCCCTTTATACGAGTAACACGACGAGCCCCCAGGGCGGCGCCAGTGACGACGGATGGGAACTAGCCCTCGGTCAAGGCCAATTTTAG
- a CDS encoding predicted protein, with the protein NAEERQYLDLCRHILDHGVHRGDRTGTGTLSQFGTQMRFSLRDGTLPLLTTKRVFWRGVAEELLWFVAGNTNANDLAAKDIRIWDGNGSPDFLDSWGLGHREVGDLGPVYGFQWRHFGATYGTIHDDYTGKGVDQLAECIDKIKNNPEDRRIILSAWNPADLELMALPPCHMFRQFYVDTEKNELSCQMYQRSADMGLGVPFNIASYALLTHMIAHV; encoded by the coding sequence AATGCGGAAGAACGACAGTATCTTGATCTCTGTCGACACATTTTGGATCACGGCGTGCATCGCGGAGATCGCACCGGCACCGGCACCCTTAGTCAGTTCGGGACGCAAATGCGCTTTTCCCTACGGGACGGGACTCTCCCCCTCCTCACTACCAAACGTGTCTTCTGGAGAGGCGTCGCTGAAGAACTCCTCTGGTTCGTTGCGGGCAATACCAACGCCAACGATTTGGCCGCCAAAGATATTCGCATTTGGGACGGGAACGGTTCACCTGACTTTCTCGACAGTTGGGGATTGGGGCATCGAGAAGTGGGCGATTTGGGACCCGTCTACGGCTTCCAGTGGCGCCATTTCGGTGCCACCTACGGGACCATACACGACGATTATACCGGAAAGGGCGTGGATCAGTTGGCCGAATGCATCGACAAGATCAAGAACAATCCCGAAGACCGACGTATTATCTTGTCGGCCTGGAATCCTGCTGATCTCGAACTCATGGCGCTCCCGCCCTGCCACATGTTTCGTCAATTTTACGTCGATACCGAAAAGAACGAATTGTCTTGTCAAATGTACCAACGCAGTGCCGACATGGGTCTCGGGGTGCCGTTCAACATTGCGTCGTACGCTTTACTCACGCACATGATAGCCCATGTG
- a CDS encoding predicted protein: MKFSISSLVVTIGSLGNLPLAIAQGVSATTPVVRYVDPMSDMSLLLPSLSARHGDEPSLNMDFWLPASRALSSSLATDIPDQTYATLPSKASSTAQVAVSTMLQSNVPSDIPSSQPSYIPSSLEDGPPSDSPSLTPSLQLASSFSDVPSNVPSNQPSVTSSLPGASEVSVTQSVTLALGSNTILDDASIDIFERVCAFSFLPMYLSTIYEAEYKSIRCSVLDQNLVDESSKRRLLDEDYTLGEKHSTLSLLLRVSSLVYLRSGVEFGDIVQQTFTTHVDTFLSLLFDTLPFFAPKSSSGSGNSQAITGGQTEVQNQEANPSPIIISVAAVMGGAILAAIAAFFVLNSRRNAILNREMPDGTDVSIPIDYFESSDEDLESAPYDVTDISYSTMGMNMMPPSPLGIDSIPRALNSVSMIHFSEDLSTTSIDPESGITPSSTTLSPGPLIPAYWESYESKMIWKIRNSSSHSLSSQMSTDIQSVNGAFESSPSLLTVNSRQEDVGTTYSDGVKDQSSTTDTYEK; the protein is encoded by the exons ATGAAATTCTCTATTTCTTCTCTCGTTGTCACAATTGGTTCCTTAGGGAACCTGCCTCTTGCCATTGCACAAGGCGTCAG TGCAACTACTCCTGTGGTCCGATATGTGGATCCAATGAGCGACATGTCTTTACTCCTTCCGTCGCTAAGCGCGCGACACGGTGATGAGCCCAGCCTCAACATGGATTTTTGGCTTCCAGCTTCCCGGGCTCTGTCTTCCTCTCTCGCCACCGATATTCCCGACCAAACATATGCCACCCTTCCGTCGAAAGCTTCTAGCACTGCGCAAGTTGCTGTATCAACGATGCTCCAAAGCAATGTACCAAGCGACATCCCCAGTAGCCAGCCTTCCTATATACCAAGCTCTTTGGAAGATGGCCCGCCTAGTGATTCCCCAAGTCTCACGCCATCTCTACAATTGGCTTCATCATTTTCGGACGTACCGAGCAATGTTCCTAGTAACCAGCCGTCAGTCACCTCGAGTTTGCCAGGGGCCAGCGAGGTGTCAGTGACTCAATCTGTGACGCTTGCATTGGGGTCCAATACAATTTTGGATGACGCATCCATTGACATTTTCGAAAGAGTATgtgctttttcgtttctaCCCATGTATCTTTCCACAATCTACGAAGCTGAGTATAAAAGCATTCGCTGTAGTGTATTGGATCAAAACTTGGTAGATGAGTCTTCTAAACGACGTTTGCTAGACGAAGATTATACGTTGGGAGAAAAACATTCAACCTTATCCTTGCTCCTTCGCGTCTCGAGTTTGGTATATCTACGTTCCGGCGTCGAATTCGGAGATATAGTGCAGCAAACCTTCACTACCCACGTGGACACCTTTCTGAGTCTCTTGTTTGATACTTTACCTTTTTTTGCACCGAAATCCAGCTCTGGTAGTGGTAACTCACAGGCAATCACCGGAGGACAAACAGAGGTCCAAAACCAGGAAGCTAACCCATCCCCAATCATCATATCCGTCGCTGCAGTTATGGGAGGTGCGATTCTAGCAGCTATTGCCGCCTTCTTTGTGCTAAATAGTCGCAGAAACGCAATTTTGAATAGAGAAATGCCAGACGGAACTGATGTATCCATTCCCATCGACTATTTTGAATCGAGTGACGAAGATCTGGAAAGTGCCCCATATGATGTCACAGACATCTCATATTCAACAATGGGAATGAATATGATGCCTCCATCCCCTCTTGGAATAGATTCGATCCCACGAGCCCTGAACTCTGTCTCGATGATACATTTTTCCGAGGATCTCTCGACCACCTCAATCGATCCTGAAAGTGGAATCACACCTTCTTCGACGACATTAAGCCCAGGTCCCTTGATTCCAGCCTATTGGGAAAGCTACGAATCCAAAATGATATGGAAAATTCGAAATTCTTCATCCCACAGTCTTTCCAGTCAAATGTCGACAGATATACAGTCCGTAAACGGCGCTTTCGAGAGTTCTCCTAGCcttctcactgtcaattcacGCCAAGAAGATGTAGGAACTACGTACAGCGACGGAGTCAAAGATCAATCGTCGACGACAGACACTTACGAAAAGTGA
- a CDS encoding predicted protein, with protein sequence MEQCKPTLFGLRQKTAATDDVNSANKNLAAQIHQAIRDGEYASLSRLVKEKEHQVLWESNSSGWTAIHYAASHFLPAEWWVWILSRAAVTSGDEFFDSKTALGETCFDIFLRSYIDPLPWQSIQVKNSSKHLLEAIDFVCQDDRLIAQTRKAIKMQERNQCHSVPRSLVTGNRQVLRCVRFWSRLDILCRAAADRDLEYPRNETLVSVLVRCGTCPEPIARLLLVLYPEYARIRTPKNSLPLHTWTAHSKSDFTSLDTTGMLYYLISAYPQAVTSSDEQRRLPLQTALLSGNPWCSLRPLFEAAPTVLEQRDPVTYLPCICLSVLAPQKNVEVRARQNIAGNGGLDVMWKMLTKEKQKASREQARAQLELERLDLIYNVLLAFPGALWTF encoded by the coding sequence ATGGAGCAGTGTAAGCCCACTCTGTTCGGGCTTCGTCAAAAGACTGCGGCGACTGACGATGTCAActcagcaaacaaaaaccTTGCCGCGCAAATTCACCAGGCGATTCGCGACGGCGAATACGCGTCGCTGTCACGGCTCGTTAAAGAGAAGGAACACCAAGTCTTATGGGAGTCGAATTCTTCTGGTTGGACGGCTATCCATTACGCCGCAAGTCACTTTCTTCCGGCAGAATGGTGGGTTTGGATTCTCTCACGCGCTGCAGTCACCTCTGGCGATGAGTTCTTTGACTCGAAAACCGCACTCGGAGAAACATGCTTTGACATTTTTCTTCGAAGCTACATTGATCCACTACCGTGGCAATCGATTCAAGTAAAAAACTCTTCCAAACACTTACTAGAAGCAATTGATTTCGTCTGTCAAGACGATCGACTTATTGCCCAGACAAGAAAAGCCATCAAAATGCAAGAACGGAATCAGTGCCATAGTGTGCCTCGTTCTTTGGTGACTGGAAATAGGCAAGTTCTCCGGTGTGTTCGATTCTGGAGCCGCTTGGATATTCTTTGCCGTGCTGCGGCAGATCGAGACTTGGAGTATCCTCGCAATGAAACTCTCGTATCTGTGTTAGTCCGGTGCGGCACGTGTCCTGAACCCATAGCACGGCTTTTACTAGTACTATACCCAGAATATGCTCGAATCAGAACACCAAAGAACTCGCTTCCATTGCATACTTGGACCGCACACTCAAAGAGCGATTTCACAAGTTTAGACACTACCGGGATGCTGTACTATTTGATATCGGCCTATCCACAGGCTGTAACGTCGTCCGATGAACAAAGGCGGCTTCCATTACAAACGGCGCTTCTTTCAGGAAATCCTTGGTGTTCACTAAGGCCATTGTTTGAAGCAGCACCAACGGTTCTTGAGCAACGAGACCCTGTTACCTATCTACCATGTATCTGTTTATCAGTTTTGGCACCCCAAAAAAATGTCGAAGTACGAGCACGACAAAATATTGCCGGGAATGGAGGCTTAGACGTTATGTGGAAGATGTtaacaaaagaaaagcaaaaggcCAGTAGAGAGCAAGCAAGAGCGCAGCTGGAGCTGGAGCGTCTCGATCTGATCTACAACGTGCTGCTTGCTTTTCCGGGGGCTTTATGGACATTTTGA